ACAAAGGATATGAATATTTGGGTGAACACAAGAAAATTTCAGATTTATATGAATATTATAAGCAGTTAATGTCTGTAGACAATGAAGAATTGCCGGAGTGGATGACAACCGTAAAAAATGCTTTGAAGGAACACCAAATATAGAATCGCTTTTAACAGAAAGGGAAATTGCTTCGTATGAAGAAAAAAATTGATTGGAGATATTTGATCTTTTTATGTGCTTTTCAAGGATGGGTTCTCACCAATCCATTATTCGGAAAAATACTTGCGACATTTGCTGCAGCGAACGGAATTAACCCGCTGTCACTGATTTATCCCTTTCTGCTTGTATACTCATTATCTTTTGTATTCTGGGGAATTTTGCTTGCAAAAGTTACACTTTCCACACGGATTCAAACAACCTTGCTGGCTTTCATTCTCATTCTTATCATCGGATTCAATCTTTCCTGTTTATGGGTGCTGCCAAAATATTGGAAGTGGATTTTTTCTCTGGAAGGATTGTTGTCATCCTACCCCTCATTTCTATGGTTAAATTTGATTCGGCAACGGGTAAGTCCCCGTTCGATCGGATGGAATTTAGGTGTGACAGGTTTTTTTGTTGAAGCAATGCTTTATATCGTCAACATACTAAGTAATAATTTTCAACCTCGACTAGCTTTCCTACTATTTCAAGGTCTAATTTTGGTTGCTTTTGTATGCTTTATCTCTTCCCCGCAAAGTTTTGTAGTTTCACAAGCATCGATAAAGCCAAATCGTTTCACAAAAAAAGACAATACAGCCATGTTTGTTGTACTGCTTTTTATTTATATTATCTACCTCGAGGGTGGATTGATGTATCAAGTCATCGATCCATATCTGGAGCGATTCCCAACATTCTTTCTCTATTATTCCCCCCTTCCGTATACGATTGCAATGCCACTCATCGGATTGCTGGGAGATAATAAAGGATTTCGCCCCATAACATTATATGGTCTCGTATTATTAGGTGGAGCCTATGCCATCTTCGCACTCTCCCATTCTTTCCCTGCTGCAGTCATCGGTGCTACCGCAGTCCACCTTTCGTTTGCATTTCTCGATTTTTTTGTGTTGTTCGTATTAGCAAAACGGGAAACGAGATGGAATACAATGCTCGGCATTGGTATCGGCTTATGTGTTTATAATGGTTCCATTCTCTCCGGATCATGGTTCAGCCAGATGTTTCTTAAATTTAGTGGTGATAAATCGCCGCTCGTGATTTATTTATTCGCCATTCTTCTCATCTTTCTTTCTTTTTTATGTGTGGACTGGGTGAATCGGAGGGAAATTCAAATGAATTCAGACGAACAAGAAATGGGCAAGGAGCTACAAGCGGCACAGCAAGTGCAAATGGGAATGTTTCCGAAAATACAGGAGTTCCCTGAGAGTCTGGATATTTCCGTGTGCCTGAATGGAGTGAAACAGGTAGGGGGGGATTTTTATGATGTAATTCCATTAAGTCCCACCCGCCATCTGCTCGTCATCGGCGACATTATGGGGCACGGTCTGGCATCTGCTTTGCTGGTGTCCTCTTTGCTGTCCAATATTCGTTTGGAGTCACAATCAGAAGTTTCCCCGAAAGAAATTTTGCAAAAAGTAAACCGCTATTTTATTCGCGATGTTCGCTCTTCTTTATTCGTCACAATCGGTCTTGCCCTTGTCGATCAAAGCCATCAAACAATTACGTACGCTGGTGCAGGACACCCATTTCCTTATTTGATAAAAAAATCAGGGGTACAGGAAATCGAATTACCTTCGATTCCGTTGGGGGTGGATGCGCAGACGGTTTTTGAACAGGTGACAGTCCCCATGCAGCCAAATGATATTTTAGTATTATATACGGATGGTTTAATTGAAGGGGAAAATGCAGCAGATGAAATATTTGGATTTGAGCGGTTTTCCAAACTTTTGCAAACAATTAATCCGCTGCATTCCTTGGACAAGTCCAGTCATGCGATAGTGGAAACGATTCAGTCGTTTTGCAGTGAAACGATAAAAGATGATAGTACGCTATTTATGATGCGTTTTCGACAGATATAAAAATGGTTAAGACTGTCTATGTCAACCAATGCTTAAGGAGGAGAAACGATATGCAGCACGAACACACACGTGTTTATGGGACATTTCCAAGTCAATTAGGCACGGAAAAATCAGTTCTTATTATGGCTGAACGTTTTCTGACTCCCTATCATTTCCCCATCTTCTAATGGTCAGGTGAGCATTCCCGGATATCAAAAGTCTCACCGATTGATCTAATCGACTGGGAAGTTCTACGTTCCCCTATTAAGTTGACAGTTCTAGAATCGACTAACAAATTACCAGACGGGCTTGATACCATCATCATAGAGAGAACTGATTCGTATGGCATTTCTGCCCTACTCCAAGGCTTCGTTGATATAAAGGAAGCCAACGCCTGGAGGCAACGTCAGGATGCTTTTCTAGCCGGAGAGACAGGACATAGTTTTGGAATTTCAGGAATATGTGAAACAGGATTTACTGCCACACTTCACAATGTTTTACTAACTGGGCAACATACACTTCGCGGTGATGGTCAACTTTCCGTTACATTGCATGTACCGTTGATCGTTCTGTTCCATGATGGCCTGAAATGCCACTAGATAAACCTATATCAATTAGATGAAGTCAGTCGCTGACAGCCCGTAGTCCGTTTCCTCTCGGTTTGCGGACTTTCCTCTCCTCACGGGACATCACCCAGCAAAAAAATTCGCCGTTACTTGTGGTAGGGTTCACCGTAACTGGTCAAACGGCGAATTTTATTTTCAAGACCAATCCCTCCTATTTTGCTTATTTTTATTGTAAAATTGAGATAGAAAATTCAAAGGAGGCGATCGGTATGTTTTGGGAAGAAGTCCGTCAGCTATATCCTAATCAATTTGTGTTAGTACAAGCTTTAAAGTCTCGTGTAGAAGATAACAAAAAATATGTTGATGAGGTAGCTGTAATTCGCCCAATTCCCGATGAAAAAGAAGCTACCAAGGTTCTGGTTAGGTCTAAAGGAGATACTTTTGTTTACCATACATCCAAGCTTGAGATTGCTATGCCCATTGTTTTTAAACCTATTTATAGAGGTTTTAAACAATAATGAATATAAATTTAAATTTAACTAACCACTTTTTACATGCCTCTTTAACCATCACTTTTCAGGGAAGAACTGAAACCATTGATCGATTAGTAATAGATAACTGGTGCAGCCCAATCTTTGATTTCTTCGGACTCAGTCTTTGAACTAGGAATTTATGCAACTGATTGTGAAATTACTACGATGTATGGTATAGGTGGAGAGGATCATGCTTTTAGAAAAGCCGTAGACAAAATTCAGTTCGACACGTTTGAAGCGGATCAATTTTACTTAGATTTTGGTTACTTCGAAGAATTATATGGAATTAACGGTATTATTGGGTTGGACATTCTTCTCTCAGGAAATTTCGTTATTGATTTAAAGGGTATGGAAGTTTACCAAAAATAAATCAGTGACCCCTCGTCTAGACCATTATGTATTGCTTTTATAATTGCTAGTTGTAGCAATACTAGTTCCCCCTGAACACGACTCCTTATACTGGCCTAATCAGCATGCTGGATGAGCCGTGCGAGGCCACTATGGATTCCGTTCATTTATTTCCTTTTCTTTTTCTTCTTGTTCATTGGGGTTGGGTATGATAGCTCTGGCTTAAAATACTTGTCCAACGTACGAATTCCTCTAGGCATTTCTTTCCTTCTTTCACCCATGTACATTTCGGCAACCGGAAAGAAGGACTCCACTTTGTCTGGGATCATGTCCAATTCAACCCGTGCCTCTTCTTCTTGGATATTTACCGGAACCTCCCCTTCCCTTGCAGCCGCCATTTCAAATTCCCCCATCTGATCGAGAATTTGTCCCAATGAGAAATGGGATTCCGCCTGAGTTGGATCCAAACGAACCGATTGTTCAAAAGCCACGGTAGCCAGCTCCGGTCTTCCGCCCTTATTATATAGATTTCCAAGCTTGTTCCAGTGAAGACTGTCCTCCTGCGTTTGAATTTTCTTAAGCAGATATTCTTCAGCGTCGGTGGCAAAACGATGCCTGCTGCCGTCAAATAGGCTCAGTGGACCAAAGTGGAAACCTTGATTCTCCATTTTCACGGTACGCATAAGAAGCATAGTCGTCATTACAAACATAAAGTCGGTTGGAAACTCCCAATTCCCCGCTGAATGACAATGCCTGCAACGGAAATAACCGGTTGTCTGAATATACTCATCTATACTGACCCCTGATTTTTGCTTCCTTTTCACATCTTTATAGTACCTGTCGATATCAAAGGCAATCATTCCGATATCATATTTTCCTTTTCTCCCGCAATGATTGCAACGAAGCATTTTGAAATTTTCGGCTGTCAAAGGCCTTATGCGATCTATGTTCCTGATTACTTTTCTCATATATTGACTAGGAAGAGCAGCAATGTCAGTTGGATTCGGCTCCGGCTGTGACTCATTGGTTAAGACAAGCATCAATGATGGGCTGAATCCAGCAGCTACGTTTTTCAAAATAAATTTCCCCTTACTTATTATTCTTTCGACACAGAATCCTCTTTCCTATCTATAAATGAGCAAAAATACTTACAAATTTATACAACAAAAAAGTATAGACTGCCTCTAGGCCAGCTTTAATTGTTGCAAAACAGCTTCAATAGGTACTTGATTCTTTGCAGATTCATAAATCCATTGGACGTAGTCCACTTTTACTTGCTTTCGTACCATTATAAGTCCATCTCCAAATTTTGAAGGCTGACCTAAACCGATGGTGCAATATAAATGTGTCAGCGAAAGTAGTATCCAAAGTCGTTCTATTGCACGAATGGAACGAACTTGATATCCATCAAAACCTAGATTTTGTTTAGTTTGCCGAAAGAAAATCTCGATCGGCCAACGGCGACTATAATAATCAAGGATGGTTTGTGTCTCTAAGGATACATCTGTACACAGAAACGCATGTAATGCTTTCGAATTTTGAAACGCATCCAATGGCCAGCAAAGGAGTACCACCGCATTCTCAATGCCATTTAAAGCTCCTTCCTGAATCCGTGACAGCTTTTCAGTTAATGTTTTAGAAATGGATAAACACTCTAATTCTTGTCTGAACTATTGAAAATAGCATATGGTTTACTGGTTACTATGACTGTGAATCTTCTTCGACTTATTGCTTTTTGGGGCAAACTCGGATTTTGGCAATATCAAACTAAACCCTCTAAACTTATTTTTTTGAGAAGGCATTAGATATCTACGTGCTTGTCGTAAATCTCTTTACGAAGAAGCAGTCGTATACATTTGCTTGACCGTATGAAACCACGGACAGTAACAGCCAAATCGCAGTTTCCATTTACGAGCGTGTCGAACCAAGCGAGCTGCAAGATAAATCATGTTTTGAATGACCGTTCGAATCCGTCGGCGCTGAACAGACTTTTTGAGTGGCGAGAATGGTGTTTGCAAGCTTTGTTGGCCGATGATCCGTAGCAAATTATAGGCGAATACACCCGCATGCAGGATTACGTCATTCGTTTTAAATTTGCCTGCCGGCAGCCGTTCCATATCAAGATCTGTCTTGATTTCGCTGTGAAATTGCTCGCTAGTTCCGTGATCATGATACAATTCAATGACTTGCCAAGCGGAACAGGTAAGGGATGTCCAATAGGTATCGACTTCAATTTCCGGCACGAACAACACTTGTCCGTCTTTGGTGATCGTACGTTCCGTCACTTGAAATACGACACGAACCGACTGTTGCATTTCTTTCACGTAAAGGGAAGTCGAACCGATGTACACCTTTTTCCCTTCCCGTTGTTCACAGCAGATTCCTTTGGTTTGAGCGACCGTAAGCCACTCTTCGCGGGATTCCTTGCGTAAGTTGCGTTTGATAATGTAGTCTGCTTTTGTTTCTTCTGCATGGCACACGACAAGATTGTCCTTGCTGTCATTGCCCGAATCTAGGCGAACCAATAGAGGCTGTTCTGTGATCATGCGGGCATAGTGAATGCTCTGGCTTAGAAAGGCGGGTGTCCCATTTTGGCAATGTTGCTTGCCTTCCCGTAATTCGACGTTCATGTTGTATCCTTCCCGAGCCAGATAAGCGAAGATGGGTGCGTAACCATCAAACGCCTTGTACGTTCGGGAAGTGCCTTCCTTTTTGGTCTTGGAGTTGTCAAAGGGCGAAACATCTACATCAAGCGGAAGAAACTGTTGTTCTGTCCCATCGGGCAGTCGGATCATAATTGGAGTAAGGGGAACGTTGATGGTTTTCAATAACGTCGCCGACTCTTCCTTCAATATCGTTTGCCAATCCGCATCTTCCGATGCTCCCGCCATATCAAGACGCTGACGCAGTGTGGGACTGGAAGGAACCAATTTCAAGTCCAACGAGAGGGCAAAAAAATCATCTTCACGGAAAGGCTCGATGGCATCGAAGTCGTTCTTGCCTTGACAAAGCAGACCCAGATAGGAAGACATGATGTCGCCGTTGGAAATGTCAGGAGAACGAACTCCGTCGAGTTTCGTATGATCCAATCGTTGTGTCAATCGGGTTTGTGCAATCAATTGGCCTATGGCAGCAAGTCCCGAATGCGAAGTCAGGTATTCATTGGATTGTTCAAATTCAAAATGTACCGGCATATAATGGACACCCCTGTGGTGAAGTTTGTTTATGTAAGAAAAAAACTCGGTTTTCTCCATTATACGTATTAAATCTCTGTTATTCTATTGTTTTCATAAAAGTAATTTCACGGATTCAGGTCCTTCATATCGATACACCCAATAGGTAGATCCGTTTACGGTCACGAGGCAAACGTCCTGTTTGGTCACATACGATGCGAAGGTACTAATTGGAACTCGAATCCCTTTGGGATAGACAATGCGGTTTGTTTTGAGTGCACCAATTAAATGGTATCCTCGCTCTGCATAAGTATTCATAAGTTTTGGGCATGTATACCATGAATCGACCAATGCATATCCAGAATAAAGTGGAATCGGCATGGTTTTGGCCAAATCACAAGCGTCATCAATTTTGCTTTGGCTCGATTTATCATAACGGTGAATATCATGAATGAGAGAATGTTCTCCACATTGAACAATCGTAGCCTGAACTTGATGACCCCAAACGGTTTTTCCTTTTAAGTGGGAATGATGGTAGTCTGTTTGTTCGATTGGGTGTTTTGCCTGTGACGAAGGCTTTGTCTTCTCACTAACAGTATCATCATGAATCACAAAAATAGGCTGTTCTGTTTGTTTGGCATGAGACAAAACAAATGAAAGCGATTCTTGTTTTACAAGTCTTTGGATATACGATTCGTCCCAAACACCATCCGAGAGAAAGTGTCCAATGGATGTTCGATGACATGAACTCCATTCCGCTATATCTACCACTTTACCACGATACCCTTTAGCGGTAGCTGCAATAAAAAATTCTTGAATATGCCGCAAGGCAGGCTTTGAAACATATAAGGATAGCCTACGGCTTTTTAAGAAATTGATTATTGCTTCGTGGTTTGGTATGGTAGTATTATGAGACATTTGTGAATCCTCCAGGTATGGTTTTGTGTGGTAACTTAATCTTATACCACAGGAGAGGACAAATGTCTCTATTGTTTTTAATTGGTAAAGAAATGGAAGCGAATTTGCTCATTTATAGTAACAACAATGATTTTGAATTATTCTTTTTTTACTGGACAGTGAAAAGTTTTTGTCGAAAAATTGTTGGATATAGGAATAGCTAAGGAGAGTCTTCAACATGACTTGGTCAGTTCTCCTTTTCGCCCTCCTTCGCACCGTACGTGATTCTTTCGAATCATACGGCGCTCCATCATGACCTTCTACATGAGACGATTCAACTTTTCTCTGAAGGATAGAATCTTTTTCCAGATCTTCTTGCCTAACGAGGCATAATCCTCTTGGCTATGAATCTGTCTGTGGCAATGTTCATGTACCGCGGCTAAATTGTTGACTCGATTGACGGAAGCCTGCGGGAGGTGAGGGTCAATATGGTGGATGTGTAGATTGAACGGTTGTAGTTCTTCGTCACAGACCCTGCATTTCCCTTTGTCCCGGTTATAAGCATAAGCTCGATTCAGGAAGTATTCGAAGTTGTATCTCTTGTCGGTCGCGCCTTTGCTGATGATTTTAGAAAAGTGCAGAGATAACAGCTCATCTGCCCGTGCCCGCAAGGGTGTCTTTCCTGTTCGTTCCCGATACAGCTTTCGACCTTCTATCGTGAAGGGGGATTCCTCCGGATTCTTGAGTTGCGTTTTCTTCCACTTACAAAATGCCAACGAAGTGATGCCGATATTCGCATGCTTGTACGTTACGGCTGGAATGCCCATTGTATAATCTGCGTGGACACTTGCGAGATTGTTCACTTCGTTGGCGGGAAGCCAAATGCCGCCGTATTTGTCCAATACCCTCTTTGCTTTCCATTTCAGGTTGTATGCATATTTGCTCAAGATGATGTTGACCCACGTGGTGCATTGATAATATTGGATGATTCCCCTGATCGTTGCGTTGACGACATTGATTTCATGGATGAGAGCTTCTTTGTTCTTGCAGCGTTTCAGGGTATTCAATTTCTGGTGGAGTTCCCTCGCTTTGCTTTTCAGCCGAGTTCGGTCGGGCATGGTTCGCGTCACATAGCCGGTTCGTGATTTGCCTTTGATCATCTTGCATTCACAGCCGAGGAAATGGATCGGCTTCTCTCGGACGTTGGTGATGACTGTCTTCTCTACCGATAATGCCAGTTTGAGATTCGATCGTAAGTAATTGCTGATTCGTTGTTTCCATTTCTCCGCATTCCGTTTGGTGTCGGTCGCGAGTATCCAGTCATCGGCGTAGCGAACGAGATAAGCAGGCTTGAGGCGGCTCCTTTTCTTGAGGGCTTCCTGCTGAGTGCTTGGCGTTGCATACGTCTGTTTGGTTTTCTTGTTTTCCCATTCCCGGGTCACCCACTGATCGAACGAGTGGAGATACACGTTGGCAAGTAGCGGTGAGATGATGCCCCCCTGTACCGTTCCCAGCGGGTTGATCTGAATTTCATCCATGATTCCCGTTTTGAGCATCGCTTTGATGATCATAAGCACTCGTTGATCGCGTATTCCCATGCCGTATAATTGTTTACACAGTTTGTTGTGGTTGACGCAATCGAAGAATTTGGAAATATCTCCTTCTACGATCCAGGGGTATCCCGTGACATAGAGGATTCGCGTCGTTCTTTCCAGTGCCATATGCGCATCCCGCATCGGGCGGAATCCGTAAGAATGCTTAAAGAATTGCGCTTCCATGATCGGTTCCAGAATGATTCTTACACATTCCTGTACGATGCGGTCGATGATGGCGGGCACGGTCAGTGCAAATTACACAATCATTCAGTCAGTCTTTGGGATTTCTAACAATTACCCACCCTTTCCACCCCCTTCACGATCAATCGTTTCAAATTTTAAAAGTGAAAGAAGTAAATGGAACCCGCATGTACTCCATTCATACCGATTCGGGTATTGTTTGTATCCCTGAATCCTGGACCGATCGTCACTTGCCTTCGATTCAGGCTATTTCCCGTGCTCCTAACTCCCCACTTTACCTAGGGACTCTAAAAGAATTAATTGATTTCATTAAGAGAAAGGATGATCTCCAAACTCGTAAGAATATTATGATTGACAACTTGTCCCATATGGAGGTATTTTCTTAATATGAATACTACTGATAAGAAATCAAGACCCTATCGTCAAGAATCGACTGAACAACTATTAACTCGTAGTCAACAAATAGTAGAGTCCTTATTTGATCCTAGCCAGATCCTTCGCGGTTCTCTTATCACACGCAACATCAAATGTGGTAAATCGGCCTGTCGCTGTTCCACCGGTGAAGGCCATCCTAGTTTCTACCTATCTACTATCCATCAGGGACGCACCCGACTCGATTATGTCCCGGCTTCCTGGGAGCCATGGGTACGTGAAAGATTAGACAATTATCATATCTTGCAGGAACTTATCGTAGAACTGACAGAAATCAACCTAGAGCTTTTACGCCGTCGTGAAAAAAGCGAGTTCCTGCAGAAATAATTCTGGAGGGGATTGTATGTCTAGTTCTGCTTTAGCTGCTTTAGTGGGTAACGACAGCAACAAGGTAGAAGAATTCGTTTCTGTGTTCGCGAATATGCTGAGCTCATTCATAGCGGCATGGCATGGGGAGGAGGAAATAGCAAATGAATCAGACGATATCGTCCATGAAAGTACATCCACAACACCTGGATCGGAAAGCACTGATCTACATTCGCCAGTCGACCTTAGCTCAAGTCCGATTTCACAGGGAGAGCACGGAGCGACAGTATGCCCTTCAGGAGAAGGCTCTGAGTCTGGGGTGGACACAGGATCAAATTCAACTGATCGACGAGGATTTAGGTTTATCCGGTGGGCAAGGTTCCAAAAGGCAAGGATTTCAACGACTTGTAGCCCAGGTCTCACTCGGGGAAGTAGGTGCGATTTTTGGTCTCGAAGTTTCTCGCCTGGCTCGTTCTTCCGCAGACTTATTGCGCCTACTCGAACTGTGCAGTATATTCGACACCATCGTAGTGGATGAAGACGGCATCTATGACTTGAGTGATTTCAATGATCGTCTCATTTTGGGTTTTAAGGGTACGATGAGTGAAGCAGAGTTACACTTTTTGCGCTCACGTCTCATTGGTGGGAAGAAGAATAAAGCCCATAAAGGAGAGCTGCGCTTTCCCTTACCCGTAGGCTATTGTCACGATGTGGACGGCAACACCGTGATTGACCCGGATGAGGAGGTACAGAATGCCGTGCGTCATATCTTTACTGCCTTTCGGGCAACAGGCAGTGCGTATGGTGTGGTTCAGTTTTTTTCGCAAAACCATCTTCGTTTTCCGAAAAGAGCATACGGTGGTGTTTGGGCAGGAAAGCTTATCTGGGGTACGTTAACCCACGGTCGTGTATTGGGGATACTCTATAACCCTGCTTATACGGGCGCTTATGTGTTTGGTCGCTACAAGGATCGAAAACAATTGGATGAGCAGGGCTTGTTTGTTCATCGCATCGTTCGTTTACCCAAAGACCAATGGGAGGTGCTTATTCACGACCATCATCCTGGGTATATTTCATGGTCAGAGTACGAAGAAAATCTCAAACAACTGCAGCAAAATCGAACAAACGCAGAAGTGAGTGGTCCAGCGAGGGAAGGGATTGCCCTACTTCAGGGAATCATCGTGTGCGGAAAGTGCGGTCGCCGCATGTCTGTTCGTTATACAGGAAATGGCGGGATCGCTCCACGGTATGAATGTAAAGCAAGATGGGAAAATGGCGATCGTGCCACTTGTTCTTCCCTTCGCTCTGAACCGGTAGATCAAGCCATTGCCGCCAGAGTTCTAGAGGCTGTACAACCTGCTCAACTTGAACTCGCCTTACGCTCATTCGACAAGGTTCTAAGCGAAGAAGATAAAGTGGAAACAAGTTGGAAACTTTCCTTGGAAAGAGCCCAGTATGAGGTGGATCGTGCACAACGCCAGTACGACCTTGCTGAACCGGAAAACCGATTAGTGACACGTGCCCTGGAAGCGAGGTGGAATGAAAAAATGGCGACACTCAACCAAATTCGTGAAGAATACGAGCATTACTGCTCAAGTCGTGCATGGCGACCGACAGAGCAAGATAAGCAAGATATTCTATCTTTAGCGGAAAACTTGCCACGTATTTGGCGTGCGACAACAACCGAGATAAAGGACCGTAAAAGAATCCTACGTCTATTAATCGAGGATGTCACTGTTTTTTGTGAGCCTGGTCAAGCGGATATTCGTTTAGGGATCCGCTGGCGCAATCAATGCCATGAGGTTGTTCACACGACCAAGCCCTTGCCGCATCACTTGGCGCGCAAGCATTCGATGGAGACGATTGATCGTATTCGAGAATTAGCCCGCGATATGACAGACACTCAAATTGCAGCACATTTCAACCAATCCGGATACCGAACTCCTGAAGGTAAGCCATTTACCACTGACTCTATTCAGTGGCTACGATATCGCTACCGCATTCCTGGGCCTTCAAAACAAAGCAATGAATGGACCGTAAAAGAAGTAGCTCTTCACTTTGGTGTAAGCACTCATGTGGTCTATTATTGGCTGAATAAAGGTTTATTAAAGGCAACCAAAATAGCACCGGGATGGCCATGGAAAATTAAACTTGATGAACACACTAAGAGGACTCTGTCGGATTGGATTTCTCATTCAGGCCATATTTCAAAACGTTCAAAAACATAAGATTTACATACCCTAATTCTTTTTTCACTACAAATCCAAAACATATTTGAGGAGTGTGCAGTATGAATAAACCGTCGGAATCCCCAGCGGGCGTTTCTCCGATTTTCCGGGTTTCGGGATATACTTCCTCCGAATGGGATGCGGTTCGTGTCTGGTTAGGCTGGCTTGTACCCGTGCAATGATCTCGGGGTAGTCCTTTTCCAGAATATGCTCGCGCATCGTTTCCCCGTCGCTGCCCGGTGTTTCGCTGCCTTTGTTGCTCTTGATGTTATGAATGGCGGTGAGAATGGTTATTTCCGATTTCATGTATTCCAGCAGTCCTTTGAACCGGGGTTTTCCTCCCCGATTCAGGGCGGCTTTGGTTTCGATATACAGGAAATCCAGCAGATTTCTCAGATCGATTTCGGATGATAGATTCTTGTGTTCAGATAAGTTAGATGGTTGAGCCAAAGCATCACCCCCCTTGTAGAGGATTTTACTTTGGGTTGAGTCAGGTATGCGCAGCGGCTTCCCTAACGGTTGAATGATTCATGTAAAAAAAAAACTTCAGTCATGACTATGCCCCTTCGCTCGGGGTCGTTTTCTCCTCCTTCGCATATCGCTATGCGTAGTGACTAACGGCGACCAGTCATCACTACTACGGGCTGATGTCCCCTGAATGCGGCAGCCATTTCCTTCTGCTTAGAAGCATTAGAGTTCTCTCTCCTTGACATCCTCTTTCAGGGTTCCGCTGTTTCCTGTATTCTAGTCTTGTAGGATTCCCTTAGGTCTCTCTTATAGCCCGCCAGCCGTCCTTTTATCCAGGGTTGGGGGATGCAGGACTTCTATCCTTTATGGGATAGAGATCGTGGTCGGCATTTTCTATTACCGTCCCGATGACTGAGCCCCTTATCAGGGGCGTGCAACTTCATTTTGTTGTCACTGGTTCTTTCGAGCCGTACACTCAGAGATTCGTCGGTGTCGATGGACACATTCTAACCATAGAATTCCATGACCCCCCGTCTACTTTACTTGCCATCTCAGGCTCGTGTTTCGCCGTCCTCAGCGAGCTCTCATACGGGACAAGAGAGAACTTGACCGCATGTCGCGGGGCTTAGGGTAGGAACGCCAACCTTCGTTCTAAGCAGG
Above is a window of Fodinisporobacter ferrooxydans DNA encoding:
- a CDS encoding recombinase family protein yields the protein MNQTISSMKVHPQHLDRKALIYIRQSTLAQVRFHRESTERQYALQEKALSLGWTQDQIQLIDEDLGLSGGQGSKRQGFQRLVAQVSLGEVGAIFGLEVSRLARSSADLLRLLELCSIFDTIVVDEDGIYDLSDFNDRLILGFKGTMSEAELHFLRSRLIGGKKNKAHKGELRFPLPVGYCHDVDGNTVIDPDEEVQNAVRHIFTAFRATGSAYGVVQFFSQNHLRFPKRAYGGVWAGKLIWGTLTHGRVLGILYNPAYTGAYVFGRYKDRKQLDEQGLFVHRIVRLPKDQWEVLIHDHHPGYISWSEYEENLKQLQQNRTNAEVSGPAREGIALLQGIIVCGKCGRRMSVRYTGNGGIAPRYECKARWENGDRATCSSLRSEPVDQAIAARVLEAVQPAQLELALRSFDKVLSEEDKVETSWKLSLERAQYEVDRAQRQYDLAEPENRLVTRALEARWNEKMATLNQIREEYEHYCSSRAWRPTEQDKQDILSLAENLPRIWRATTTEIKDRKRILRLLIEDVTVFCEPGQADIRLGIRWRNQCHEVVHTTKPLPHHLARKHSMETIDRIRELARDMTDTQIAAHFNQSGYRTPEGKPFTTDSIQWLRYRYRIPGPSKQSNEWTVKEVALHFGVSTHVVYYWLNKGLLKATKIAPGWPWKIKLDEHTKRTLSDWISHSGHISKRSKT